The Gambusia affinis linkage group LG05, SWU_Gaff_1.0, whole genome shotgun sequence region AAGTGGAGGATATCTTTGATGGTTGCGTCTTTACTCTGAAATTGAAATGTGCCACCAGATTGTTGGACAGCTATTCTTTACTTCCatcaaaatattgacttttttttttctcaaatgcataaatgttatattattgtttaaaattctTTCTGATcacatttccattttgattcttgtttttgtatgaaaaaattGAAAGTAAAAACCCTGTTCCTACTgcttactgtttgtttttgttttttattaaatgctgTAAAAAGCATCAGGTTTCAGGTGGTTAGTTCTTGTTTGGCCCCCCTCATCGATTAAAGTAGATGGATGTTGTCGTGTAGACTTAATCAAAGTGTAATCAAAAGGGTCGCTGCAGCTTCTCTCTCATTATTACCCATTACCACCAATCCTCTTCATTACCTCATTAACCTCTGTTTAATCTGTCCACAAGCAAAGCAGCCATGAATCAGTCTGCTTCCTAGTTATATTAAGATTAaatactgaattttttttttttttactgttaatggTTTTTAAATGCCAATGATAACAGGAGTGTAGATTGTACAACTATCGTTTACAGATTTGACcgtcttctctttttttgactAGTTTTCTTGCCGTTTAGAAAATATGAtttgcaacatgtttttatagtAGGTGGattgaagttgtttttcatttatgtcTCCTTTAGAAAAGCTACCAGCAGCGGTACACGCAGCGGAGCCAGGACTACAGGATCTGCCGGCACCGGCGGCATGTGGCGCTTCTACACTGAAGACTCACCGGGCCTTAAAGTGTGAGTACcacttatgaaaaaaaatacaataaaaacacccTTTATAGAAGAATTGCTCCTATAAACTCGCATATCGTGTCTGACATTTTGACATGCTCCACTTAGAGATGCTAATCTTCAGTATTTCCGACTCTTGGGATGATAAATGGCAGGAAATTGGGCAGACGTGACTCTCGGCTAAAACAATTGATGCCTCCGAGTTTGGGACCTTCTTCATGTGCACGCAGTTATTTGCTGCCACAGTGCATGCTGGGAGGACTCTGATCCTCAAACTTATGTTCTGCTGAATCCTCGGCTCTGATATTAGCAAAGGCATCCCGTCTCCTGGCCATAAACAGTCGCGGCTGATCAATGGTGCCGTGGTCGTTATTGAGTGCGTCTCTCCAGCAGTCGAAGGAGGGCAGGCCGGCCATACAGTGGTGTATATCGAGTGCGTGTTTGTTCCTGCGTTAGACGCCAGCCTCAAAGCTTCATTAAAGGATCCACTCTGAAAGGTCAACTCAATTACAGCCTTCTGACAGGGAGGGGGGGCGGGAAGAGGGGCGGCGCAGGCGAATGTTGGCATGGCGATGCTGCTACCTAGCAATGCGCTCCTTCGCCCAACCCCTCCTCGCTCTCAGAGCCTCCTTCAGAGATGAGAGCCCCTCCTTGTTTCCAAAACTCATCAATAAAATCAGATGCTCACCCTGGTTGGAGCCACTGCAAGTGATGgtgatttgtgttttaatcaGTGTCTCATTGTTTCGACAGCGGCCCTGTACCTGTGCTGGTGATGAGCCTCTTGTTTATTGCTTCAGTCTTCATGCTCCACATCTGGGGGAAGTACACCCGCTCCTAAACTCCAACCTGAAGACATCTGACATCTCAGCTTCGTAACTTTTTGGACCTGGACCAAACAACGAATGAACAAGTTTCCTCCTTCGCCATCACTACAACTCTCAAATTGGACTTTTGTGGCCATTATAGTTCACGAGCTAAATCTGGATCGTGACTATGGTAACCAGAATGCAGCTTTTACTCCCGAGGTTAGAGGGATGAAGCGTTGAGGACGTACCTGAAGACTTCAGTAGTCGGGAGCAGCATGTTTTCCTGCTCCTGCTGCATGGAGgacatttgtgttttcaggccCCCAGTAAACATTTCtcctcttatttttcttttgttaacaGCATTTGTACAAAATTTGATTGTGAAGttgtacaataaaattaataataaaaaaaagggttgagttggttattttaaatttctagaagattaaacattttggcaaaatttattttcctatatTTCTAACAGATGAGTTAGAGTTGCTTTAGAactatatttcaaataaaactgcatgtttttagAGACATTTTGTCCAGGATTTAAAGAGTATTCATCAAAGCTTTTCAATTATGTTCAAATTTGTATCTTATGATGATTATATTCATTCTTAAATCCATAAGTCCAGTAAGATTTAATCAGGCATGAAAGAAAAGAACGAACACATGGCAGCAAAGAATAAAGCTGAAATTTGCAGAAGATTGAGATTAGCTTCGGAGTGCAACTCTTAATATAGTGCTTCATGAGGAGAAAGAAGTCAGGAAAAATGTCTGAGTGCAGCAGCTTGGTGACCTAACAAACTTGCATCCGGTGGAGTAATTTAAAAGCTCTCTCTGGCAAATCCAGGCTGTCTGCATTTCAACACTGGGGCAAATGACCATTGTGACATTAGGTACTTCCAAAGACAAAAATcctggttaaaaataatttatgctaTTTGTACTCTGGTATTACCCATCAGGTTATTGTGCAAGTCTTACTTTTCTCCTTTTAGTCTGCCCATGTTTTACAAGTGAGGTTAAAAGTAATAGAGTAATTTACCTGAATGTCCAAGATCTCAAAGTCCCATCTTGGATACTCAGTCACACCACTCACGTTTCTGCCTGCATTTAGTTTTATGGTATATCTCCTACCctaaaatctcactttaaactaaagcgtcaaatgtttttgacagaAGAGAAGGTAAAATACAAAGAATGCAGCTGCATTCTTATGTTTTcctcatttggctcagacactcaaaaagaaaaaaaaaaagaaaagattttttttactgttagagTTGATTGAAAAGTAAACTGCTATAAGAGCAACTTTTCCTAACCTGACAAGGTTTATGCTCACAAACGACTCGTTGGTCTCTGGGCTGTCTCTGCTGGGTGCGACACAAACTGAGCTGTCTTCTCTCAACTTTAGGTTGTTGTTTGCCTTAAACAAGATTTATATTGTTTTGGTCaagaaagttttttcttttgtaaagaGCgactaaatgttcttttttttatgtctaagttttaaaattaatttacatcCTGTATGAAGCACAATGTAAAGGCTGACTCAGATAAATTCttggtttcattttctgtctttatcaAATCTTTCtatttcaaatgaattaaaaacttttGCTTAAATTATCATAAAATTCACCTTCTACCCATGCATACCTTTGGTTCAGACACAACTACTAAGTTTTACCAAGTTATTAGGTACAACTTGATAGTACCGAATTGGAGCTCTGTTTACCTTCAGAACTGCCTCTATTCATCATAGCATTGATTCAGCAAGGATTTAGAAACAATTCCCAGAGATCTGTGTCCATATTTATGTGATCACATCATGCAGGTGATGCAGATTTGTCATCTGAACATACATGTGAATCTCCCTTTCCATCACATGTTAAAGGTTCTTTGTTGGAATaagatctggtgactgtggacTGTGGTCACTGAAGTCCAGTGAATTCATGCTTTCATGTTCAAGAAACCAGTTTGAGGTGATTTGAGCTTTGTGTGCTGGGATGGACATGGTGTGTAACAACAGGCTGCGCCACAATTAATCTGTATATTCCTCTTTCTTTAATTCATCTAAAAATGGCCTGGTATGTATTTCATcagccccccctcccccccctccACTGACATTATTGTgctttaatttacatttaagcaGCACTTTATTTGTTGGTTGCAATATTCAGGTTGGCTCATCTGCATGTTGCCTCTGCTTGTCTTGTCTGTCCTGAGGGGGGCGCTGCAGACCATTTTACCAACCCGTCCTGAGTCAGCATTTAGTAACTACAGCATAAAACTGTCATCACTCAGGAAAGGTATTTCCACTTTTACACTATGTGTGActcttaaaaatgattattactGAACACTGCGCAGCATAAACTGTTTCTACAGTCATGTTGAACTTTAAGTGTCCTCTATAATTTACTTCTGAAGTGACAttatcaaaaatgttattttatttatcagtatAAACCTTCCAGATAAGTGGACTCTTCATAGTTTCTTATTTTGCAGCTGTTGGGGTGTTTTTGGTCCAACCTGCATCACCAGGCTATCCGTGTTGAATATGAAACCTCCAGCTGCCGTGGCTCCTGAGCTTTGTGTTAAACGTAGCATTTCATGCCTGTTCACTAATTCATCCTGTTGCTATGGCCCTGCTTTCCGCGAAGCTCCCATTGTTCGCGGCATCCCTCTCCCTGTCGTCcgcacagaaaacacacacgcTGAGAAGCGCTGACAGACTCCGCGCTCCAATTCACGGTGGCACAACACGGCAGTGAGCCAGAATAATTTAAcgaaaacaattaaatatgaaGCAGCCGCTGCAGAGCTGTCCCCTCAGAGATCAGGAGTAAAACAAGCACAGGCGGAGTGTGGAGAAACTGTGGCCGCCTCTGTTGCTGCAACCTGTGGTTTCTAACTCCTCCTGGCAGCGTCCACACCCGTCAACTTGCTGTTTCCTTCAGCAGAGGAGCAGTGAGGAAAGCTTTTCTTATTCTTTTCCATGCTTCTTATTGTTACGACCATAAActtgcattttattaaaattttgtgtgtaaaaccaacaaaaagttgtaaatgtgggaagagaaaggaaaaggaagcatggattttccttttttttttttttttttttgctgtaaaaatatgaaaagtgaaGCGTGTGGTTGTTTTCAGCCCCACTGAAGACAGACAGAGGTTAACATGATgcggcatgatgctgccaccaccatgtcttaCAGTGTGGATGGTGTGTTCAAGGTGATGTGCAGGAGGGAATTTATGACTTTaatcaacagattctcccacctgagccgTGGATTCTTGGCCAGTTTCAGTGGAGGGCATTTTCTCACCGTGTTTACATGATGGGTTGAACAGTTTTCTATGAGCTGTTTTAATGTTAAGAGATTAATTCAATATGAGACAgtcacaaaaatgaagaaatgtcaATCTTTACTTAGGGTTTGAGCTGCAGTTCGACACACAGTGGTTATAATGTTTTGTCTGTGTAACAGACAGTGTTTAGGTTTAAGTTGTAGAATTccacttgttttatatttattagtgCAATGGGGAAATAGCGCCCTCTCTCTCGGTGTGGCTGGTTATATTTTGCTGGCCACTGTAATCAGTGACAGTCTGTGAAAGCTACACGAGAGGTGAGTTGGATTTTTCAGCACACAGTAGAAAAAGTGTtagcaacataataaaacatcatttttattaacttagaCAAATAGTGTATAATAACTATACACTATGTGTGCCTGGCAcaaatttttgtacttttagttttgttaaaattgtaaaacactTCTTGTGCTAAGTTAAAAGCTAACATAATGCTCTGTTGTAGTGTGCTGAAAAATCCAACTCACCTCTCGTGTAGCTTTCACAGACTGGCACTGATTACAGTGGCCAGCAAAATATAACCAGCCACACCGAGAGAGAGGGCGCTATTTCCCCATTGcactaataaatataaaataagtgGAATTCTACAACTTAAACCTAAACACTGTTACACCTGAAGAGAACAGGCGTTTCAACGTGcgttcatttattttccttcttagAACAGCGGTACAATACAACTGCAGTACACAGAAGACACAGTAGATGGCAGCATAACAGCCTTTCCATTAATAACCATTGAACAAATTACTGCTTCTTATTTCAACACTCCCACTTAATTTTTACAATGGTATTAAGACACAACATAGTGCTGAAATAACTTTTAACTCAACTTGCGAGACTAACTTATTATTCCTTTTCTGTTTATAGTTAACCTTTTTTGTCTTGCCGTactcaacaaaaaatattgtttacttTATAATGAAAAACTACAAAGCAAGACATTCTATCACAGatttaaattggaaaaagtCCAATCTTTCTTCTAAAATACTCAAACTTCTGTCTTGCAAGAGGTTTTGTCAAGATATCTGCCTTCATATCGTCGGTTGGACAATATTCTAACTTGACTTCACCATTCTGCACACATTCACGAATGTAATGGTAACGAATGTCTATGTGCTTGGTTCTTGAATGGTCCACCGGATTCTTTGCTATTGCAATAGCTCCTTGGTTGTCCTCCAGAATCACTGTAGGCTTTGTGACCATTCCAAGA contains the following coding sequences:
- the sec61b gene encoding protein transport protein Sec61 subunit beta; this encodes MPGPAASATNVGASSRSPSKTVAPRAAGSTVRQRKATSSGTRSGARTTGSAGTGGMWRFYTEDSPGLKVGPVPVLVMSLLFIASVFMLHIWGKYTRS